From Arcticibacter tournemirensis, one genomic window encodes:
- a CDS encoding DUF885 family protein, which yields MKMKPFYQESLKKIFAMLLSTSLLNTVNGQQSPASGFNLYEESSEMAGNIIRYEQDLRAIEAFYSPREVTRSYSRSYKPVLNSPEQRRRLLDIDRAYLSILQVTDFDAMNINGKVDYILLKRNIEDHIRKLTKEEDDYQTISQYIPFDDEIYKIEQGRRRGVSFDAEQLAAQLNEMVKAVNDAAALLEKKTPFLEKSLALCGGEAVKGLQARLKGVFDFYSGYDPLFSWWVPAPYRRLDSALQDYAKLFLTKERVTIHQKDDGSGIIGRPIGREELIRQLKVDMIPYTPEELIALANKEFEWCDNELLKASGEMGFGKEWKKAQEKVKNSFVPAGKQPELILKLYNDAISFIKERELITIPPLAEETWEMIMMSPERQMVNPFFTGGREISISYPTDDMSHDDKLMSMRGNNPYFSRGTVQHELIPGHNLQFFMNSRYKSYRDNFNTPFWTEGWALYWELLLYEKGFAKTPEERIGMLFWRMHRCARILFSLNYHLGKWTPQQCIDFLVDRVGHERANAIGEVRRSFVGGYSPLYQVAYLVGGLQFLSLKRELVDGGKMTDKQFNDAVMKENGMPVEMLRAILINQPLKRDFITSWRFYDF from the coding sequence ATGAAAATGAAACCTTTTTACCAGGAAAGTTTAAAGAAAATCTTCGCAATGCTGCTTTCTACATCACTTTTAAATACTGTCAATGGACAGCAAAGTCCCGCGTCCGGCTTTAATTTGTATGAGGAAAGCAGTGAAATGGCCGGAAACATCATCCGGTATGAGCAGGATCTCAGGGCCATTGAGGCTTTCTATTCACCTAGAGAAGTCACCCGTTCATACAGCCGTTCTTACAAACCGGTTTTGAATTCTCCGGAGCAAAGACGAAGACTACTTGACATTGACCGTGCGTATCTTTCGATACTGCAGGTAACTGATTTTGATGCAATGAATATCAACGGAAAAGTTGATTATATCCTTTTGAAGAGAAACATTGAAGATCATATCCGAAAGCTCACAAAAGAGGAAGACGACTATCAAACAATAAGCCAGTATATCCCTTTCGATGATGAGATTTACAAGATAGAGCAGGGGCGACGCAGGGGAGTGTCTTTCGACGCCGAACAACTGGCAGCACAGTTGAATGAAATGGTGAAGGCCGTGAATGATGCGGCCGCCTTATTGGAGAAGAAGACACCATTCCTTGAAAAGTCCCTGGCTTTGTGTGGTGGCGAGGCCGTTAAGGGATTGCAAGCGCGTTTAAAGGGGGTATTTGATTTTTATTCGGGATACGATCCGCTTTTCAGTTGGTGGGTTCCAGCACCGTATCGCAGACTTGATTCGGCATTACAGGATTATGCGAAATTGTTTCTTACTAAAGAACGCGTAACCATACACCAGAAGGATGATGGAAGCGGAATAATAGGCCGGCCTATTGGCAGGGAAGAACTGATAAGGCAGCTTAAGGTTGATATGATACCTTATACGCCGGAAGAACTTATTGCGCTGGCGAATAAAGAATTTGAATGGTGCGATAATGAACTGCTGAAAGCTTCGGGAGAAATGGGTTTCGGAAAGGAATGGAAAAAGGCGCAGGAGAAAGTAAAGAACAGCTTCGTTCCGGCCGGTAAGCAGCCTGAGCTCATCTTGAAATTATATAACGATGCGATCAGTTTTATTAAAGAGAGAGAGCTCATTACCATTCCTCCATTGGCGGAAGAAACGTGGGAGATGATCATGATGAGCCCTGAGAGGCAGATGGTTAATCCCTTCTTTACCGGAGGGCGTGAGATCAGTATTTCTTATCCAACGGATGATATGAGCCATGATGATAAGCTGATGAGCATGCGGGGGAATAATCCTTATTTTTCAAGAGGAACAGTTCAGCATGAACTAATTCCCGGTCATAACCTCCAGTTCTTTATGAACAGCAGATACAAGTCCTACCGCGATAATTTTAATACACCCTTTTGGACGGAAGGATGGGCGCTTTACTGGGAGTTATTGTTGTATGAGAAAGGCTTTGCAAAAACACCTGAAGAACGTATTGGTATGCTGTTCTGGAGAATGCATCGTTGTGCACGAATCCTGTTCTCTCTGAATTACCACCTGGGTAAATGGACGCCTCAGCAATGTATAGACTTTCTGGTTGATCGGGTAGGGCACGAACGGGCTAACGCTATTGGAGAAGTCCGGCGCTCCTTTGTCGGGGGATACAGTCCTCTTTACCAGGTCGCCTACCTTGTGGGAGGTCTGCAGTTCTTAAGTCTGAAAAGAGAGCTTGTTGATGGCGGAAAGATGACCGACAAACAGTTTAACGATGCCGTCATGAAAGAAAATGGTATGCCCGTTGAAATGCTCAGGGCTATTCTGATCAATCAACCCCTGAAGAGGGATTTTATAACCAGTTGGAGGTTTTATGACTTTTAA
- a CDS encoding POT family MFS transporter: MSMNHTGKKAATYPASIPFIIANEGAERFSFYGMRSILATFLVAQFFNPSLNPGLQNVAEAKANEITHLFVSLAYALPFAGAIAADWFFGKYRVILYVSIVYCLGHLCLSLFEDDLDKFRLGLLLVAVGAGGIKSCVSANLGDQFNESNKHLMAGMYGWFYFSINSGSVLSTIMIPWVYAKYGPSWAFGIPGLLMALATVIFFSGRKKYVKIPPSGINKNNFLFISGYALINFRRRKKGQPLLDVAKGKFDERKVEDIKSVYNVMAVFAFIPVYWALWDQSLSEWVLQATKLDLTIFSFQVLPEQVQTVNPFFLLLFIPVFNYWIYPFFDKMGIKTTPVRRIGAGLVVTAISFLIIALIQVSVDGGARPSIWWQILAYALLSASEVLISVTGLQYAYTQSPPSMKSTMAALWLMTTAIGNFFTGMVNRNIAQDGVFSGLKGADYYWFFIGLLCAFIILYFFVAGRIKERSYIHSPEDELLVASQSHGQ; encoded by the coding sequence ATGAGTATGAATCATACCGGAAAAAAGGCAGCAACGTATCCCGCGAGTATTCCTTTTATTATTGCTAATGAAGGCGCAGAGAGATTTAGTTTTTACGGTATGCGGTCTATCCTGGCTACGTTTTTGGTTGCCCAGTTTTTTAACCCGTCTCTTAACCCTGGATTACAAAACGTCGCCGAGGCTAAAGCGAATGAGATTACGCACCTGTTCGTTTCGCTGGCCTATGCCCTGCCTTTCGCTGGCGCTATTGCCGCCGACTGGTTTTTTGGGAAGTACCGGGTGATCTTATACGTTTCGATCGTTTATTGTCTGGGGCATCTTTGTCTTTCGCTCTTTGAGGACGATCTGGATAAGTTCAGGCTGGGACTCCTGCTTGTTGCGGTGGGTGCCGGAGGTATAAAGTCCTGTGTGTCTGCTAATCTCGGCGATCAGTTTAACGAATCCAATAAACACCTGATGGCGGGCATGTATGGCTGGTTTTATTTTAGTATTAACTCGGGTTCTGTTTTGTCTACTATCATGATTCCGTGGGTATATGCTAAATATGGTCCTTCATGGGCATTTGGTATTCCGGGATTATTGATGGCCCTGGCTACTGTGATCTTTTTTAGTGGAAGAAAAAAGTACGTAAAGATCCCCCCTTCAGGTATTAACAAAAACAACTTTCTGTTTATTTCAGGTTACGCTCTGATCAATTTTCGCCGCAGAAAAAAAGGTCAACCTTTATTGGATGTGGCCAAGGGGAAATTCGACGAACGTAAGGTGGAAGATATCAAATCGGTCTACAATGTAATGGCAGTCTTTGCTTTTATTCCGGTCTACTGGGCTCTTTGGGATCAAAGTTTGTCGGAGTGGGTGCTTCAGGCAACGAAACTGGACCTAACTATTTTTAGTTTTCAGGTTCTGCCCGAACAGGTACAAACGGTTAACCCATTTTTTCTGCTGCTGTTCATTCCGGTATTCAACTACTGGATTTATCCTTTTTTCGATAAGATGGGCATAAAGACAACTCCCGTAAGGCGAATAGGCGCAGGACTGGTCGTAACGGCCATATCATTCCTAATCATAGCGCTTATCCAGGTATCTGTAGATGGAGGAGCGAGGCCTTCGATATGGTGGCAGATCCTCGCTTATGCGCTGCTGTCAGCATCTGAAGTGCTCATATCGGTAACGGGTCTGCAATATGCTTACACGCAGTCGCCTCCCTCAATGAAAAGCACAATGGCTGCTCTCTGGCTGATGACGACAGCGATTGGTAACTTCTTTACAGGCATGGTAAACCGCAACATCGCTCAGGATGGAGTGTTTTCGGGGCTTAAAGGCGCAGATTATTACTGGTTTTTTATAGGACTGCTGTGCGCTTTTATAATACTGTACTTTTTTGTCGCGGGAAGAATAAAGGAACGCAGCTATATTCATTCTCCTGAAGATGAATTATTAGTGGCCAGCCAGTCACACGGGCAGTAA
- a CDS encoding aminopeptidase P family protein, whose translation MFSKETYIHRRKELKNKVQEGILLFPGNDESPMNYADNAYSFRQDSTFLYYFGISMPKLAAVVDLDSGEEILFGDEMTLDEIVWMGRQETLKEKSLKAGMEQVLPLESLHTFLQKIRHQKRSIHYLPPYRPENVLRLLHLLGIEPASCKENASLDFIKAVISQRSIKSSEEINEIEKAVNITREMHLTAMKVAAAGMSENAIAAAIHAKALDGGGNIAYPIILTVHGEILHNHHHENILKDGQLVLNDSGAETAMGYAGDLTRTFPVSTRFTEAQKEVYNIVLNALESSTALLKPGMRYLDVHLHACKTLVNGLKELGLMKGDTNEAVAAGAHAMFFQCGTGHMMGLDVHDMEDLGEEYVGYTDNLRKNTNQFGLKSLRLGRELQSGFVLTVEPGIYFIPELIDRWKAEGRFNEFINYTKLEQYRNFGGIRIEDNYVITDGSAQLLGKPLAKTIQEIEALRG comes from the coding sequence ATGTTTTCAAAGGAGACTTATATCCATAGAAGAAAAGAACTGAAGAATAAAGTACAAGAAGGCATTCTGCTCTTTCCGGGAAACGACGAAAGTCCTATGAACTACGCTGACAATGCCTACAGCTTCAGGCAGGACAGCACCTTCCTGTACTATTTCGGGATTAGTATGCCGAAGCTCGCGGCAGTGGTAGACCTGGACAGCGGAGAGGAAATTCTATTTGGCGACGAAATGACTCTCGATGAAATTGTATGGATGGGAAGGCAGGAAACGTTGAAAGAAAAAAGCCTGAAAGCTGGCATGGAACAGGTGCTGCCTTTGGAAAGCCTGCATACATTCCTTCAAAAAATAAGACATCAAAAACGGAGCATTCATTACCTACCTCCCTACCGGCCTGAAAATGTTCTTCGATTGCTTCACCTGCTCGGCATCGAACCGGCTTCCTGCAAAGAGAACGCCTCACTTGATTTTATTAAAGCTGTAATATCGCAACGTTCGATAAAATCTTCTGAAGAGATTAACGAGATAGAAAAGGCAGTGAACATTACCAGGGAGATGCATTTAACTGCCATGAAAGTGGCTGCAGCCGGAATGAGCGAAAACGCAATTGCTGCTGCCATTCATGCCAAAGCCCTGGACGGAGGAGGCAACATCGCCTACCCTATTATTCTGACGGTCCATGGTGAAATTCTCCATAACCATCATCATGAAAATATCCTGAAGGATGGGCAGTTGGTACTTAACGATTCAGGGGCTGAAACAGCTATGGGTTACGCAGGCGACCTTACCCGCACATTTCCTGTATCGACGAGGTTCACTGAAGCGCAAAAAGAAGTTTACAACATTGTTCTTAATGCCCTCGAATCATCCACAGCTCTGTTGAAACCAGGCATGAGGTACCTTGATGTTCACCTGCATGCTTGCAAAACGCTTGTAAACGGGCTCAAAGAACTAGGGTTAATGAAAGGCGATACGAATGAAGCTGTAGCAGCCGGAGCTCATGCCATGTTCTTTCAATGCGGCACAGGTCACATGATGGGACTTGATGTACATGATATGGAGGACCTGGGCGAAGAATACGTTGGCTATACAGATAACCTCAGGAAAAACACCAATCAATTCGGTTTAAAGTCTCTCCGATTAGGAAGGGAGCTGCAATCCGGATTCGTCCTTACGGTCGAACCCGGAATCTATTTTATTCCTGAACTAATTGACAGATGGAAAGCCGAAGGGCGCTTTAATGAGTTTATAAATTATACTAAACTCGAACAATACCGCAATTTCGGGGGAATACGAATAGAAGACAACTACGTTATAACCGATGGCAGCGCGCAGCTTCTCGGCAAACCTTTAGCTAAAACCATTCAGGAGATAGAGGCACTAAGGGGCTAA
- a CDS encoding glycoside hydrolase family 88 protein codes for MKRAHLLITLCLLSVLTACSVNKQLKPKSDLVQTINKNFQGASAQYKVMMKNLPPDRFPKTYFPATGKFETSGSGWWCSGFYPGTLLYLYEQTKDQTLLTEAERVLTVLEKEQYNKTTHDLGFMMFCSFGNANRINPKPEYKDILINSARSLASRFDPKVGCIKSWDSEKSDYLVIIDNMMNLELLFWATKVTGDSSFYNIAITHAETTMKNHFRPDYSSYHVINYNPETGAVQKKRTAQGYADESAWARGQAWGLYGYTVMYRETKNKRYLEQARHIAEFILNHPNLPADKIPYWDFNAPDVPDALRDASAGSVMASALLELCSYVDKKESAKYFNAAETMITTLSSSQYKAAPGTNGGFILMHSVGHLPQKSEVDVPLTYADYYFVEAMERYKAMSK; via the coding sequence ATGAAGAGAGCACACTTACTAATTACTCTTTGCCTGTTATCTGTTTTAACAGCCTGTTCAGTAAATAAACAACTAAAGCCAAAATCTGATCTGGTTCAAACGATCAATAAGAATTTTCAGGGCGCTTCTGCTCAATATAAAGTAATGATGAAGAACCTTCCGCCCGACAGGTTTCCCAAAACATATTTTCCAGCTACCGGGAAGTTTGAAACAAGCGGATCCGGCTGGTGGTGCAGTGGTTTTTATCCGGGAACACTGCTGTATCTTTATGAGCAAACAAAAGATCAGACTCTATTGACGGAGGCTGAACGTGTACTCACTGTTCTTGAGAAAGAACAATATAATAAGACCACGCACGATCTGGGCTTCATGATGTTCTGCAGCTTTGGCAATGCGAATCGCATTAATCCAAAGCCGGAGTACAAAGATATTCTGATCAACAGCGCGCGGTCACTCGCCAGTCGTTTTGATCCTAAAGTAGGTTGTATCAAGTCATGGGATTCAGAAAAGTCTGATTATCTCGTTATCATAGATAATATGATGAACCTTGAGCTGCTCTTTTGGGCTACAAAAGTGACCGGCGACTCTTCATTTTATAACATCGCGATAACGCATGCAGAAACGACAATGAAGAATCATTTCCGCCCTGATTACAGCTCCTACCACGTGATCAATTATAATCCTGAAACAGGCGCGGTACAGAAAAAGAGAACAGCACAGGGTTATGCTGATGAGTCGGCCTGGGCACGCGGACAGGCGTGGGGTTTATACGGTTATACCGTGATGTATCGCGAAACGAAGAATAAAAGATATCTTGAACAAGCCAGGCATATTGCTGAATTTATACTAAATCATCCTAATCTGCCTGCCGACAAAATACCTTACTGGGATTTTAATGCTCCTGATGTTCCTGATGCGTTGCGCGATGCATCAGCTGGCTCGGTGATGGCTTCTGCGTTGCTTGAGCTCTGCTCTTATGTGGATAAGAAAGAAAGCGCAAAATACTTTAACGCTGCAGAAACGATGATCACGACCCTGTCTTCCAGCCAGTATAAAGCTGCGCCCGGAACAAATGGCGGATTTATTCTGATGCACAGTGTCGGGCACCTTCCTCAAAAGTCGGAGGTAGATGTTCCGCTTACTTATGCCGATTATTATTTTGTAGAAGCAATGGAACGCTATAAAGCGATGTCAAAATAG
- a CDS encoding BNR repeat-containing protein: MRGLLCIVPLFLVLAAAQAQGLPAKVRLVDVGEAWASNSVNAVIFRRNSLVTFRDTQYIAYYDNDGYVVVGKRKSADTNWTLKRTEYKGKVTDAHNTISLMVDGSGYLHVSWDHHSNALRYCRSVSPGSLDLTPKMPMTGMLEERVTYPEFYRMPDGNLLFLYRNGQSGQGNLVINKYDIGTQKWNQLHRNLIDGEGRRNAYWQSYVDAAGTIHISWVWRESPDVASNHDMCYARSTDGGKTWERSTGEKYILPITAESAEYACKIPRQSELINQTSMCADKKGNPFIATYWREPGTDIPQYHLIYKEGKSWKTLSLDFRKKPFSLSGVGTKRIPISRPQVMVKGTGRKASLLMVFRDEERGSRASAVTIRSLGNAKWKIIDLSQDSLGSWEPGYDTELWKDKQRLNLFIQKVEQIDGEGKANVAPSMVKVLEWSPFKKNNQYRNKL; this comes from the coding sequence ATGAGAGGTCTTCTTTGTATCGTGCCTTTGTTTCTAGTGTTGGCCGCAGCTCAGGCGCAAGGCCTGCCGGCTAAAGTGAGGTTGGTAGATGTAGGCGAGGCGTGGGCAAGTAACTCGGTTAATGCAGTGATATTCAGAAGAAACTCGCTTGTTACTTTTAGGGATACTCAATATATCGCTTATTATGACAATGATGGCTACGTTGTGGTTGGAAAGAGAAAGTCAGCTGATACAAATTGGACGTTAAAACGAACTGAGTACAAGGGTAAAGTAACAGATGCTCATAATACCATTAGCTTAATGGTGGATGGCTCTGGATATCTTCACGTTTCCTGGGATCATCATAGTAATGCCCTCCGGTATTGCCGGAGCGTAAGTCCCGGTTCTTTAGATCTTACACCGAAAATGCCGATGACCGGTATGCTTGAAGAAAGGGTTACTTATCCGGAATTTTACCGCATGCCAGACGGGAACCTTCTTTTCCTTTACCGCAACGGCCAATCAGGGCAGGGGAATCTGGTGATCAATAAGTATGATATAGGGACTCAGAAGTGGAACCAGTTGCACCGTAATCTTATTGACGGGGAAGGACGGCGAAATGCCTATTGGCAGTCTTATGTAGATGCCGCTGGTACGATTCACATTTCTTGGGTCTGGAGAGAAAGTCCCGACGTGGCGAGCAACCATGATATGTGTTATGCCCGTTCCACAGATGGCGGCAAAACATGGGAGAGGTCAACAGGTGAGAAGTATATTTTGCCAATTACGGCGGAGAGTGCCGAATACGCTTGCAAAATACCGCGTCAAAGTGAGCTAATCAACCAAACATCTATGTGTGCCGACAAAAAAGGAAATCCTTTTATTGCTACGTATTGGCGTGAGCCAGGAACAGATATACCTCAATATCATCTGATTTATAAAGAAGGAAAAAGTTGGAAGACGCTGTCACTCGACTTCAGAAAAAAACCATTCAGCTTAAGCGGCGTGGGCACTAAACGAATTCCCATATCGCGACCGCAGGTAATGGTGAAAGGCACTGGCCGGAAAGCTTCGTTATTAATGGTCTTTCGCGACGAAGAGAGAGGAAGTCGTGCGTCCGCTGTAACAATTCGGTCATTAGGGAATGCTAAATGGAAAATTATCGATCTTAGCCAGGATTCTTTAGGCTCATGGGAGCCAGGTTATGATACGGAGCTATGGAAGGACAAGCAACGGTTAAATCTCTTTATTCAAAAAGTGGAACAAATAGATGGAGAAGGAAAGGCCAATGTTGCGCCTTCAATGGTCAAGGTTCTCGAATGGAGCCCATTTAAAAAGAATAACCAATATAGAAATAAATTATGA
- the galB gene encoding beta-galactosidase GalB, whose amino-acid sequence MIRIKHIAHLLLFSVLTVQVAAQSIRKEYLLDKNWKFKQGDYPDAVESRFNDLKWKTVSVPHDWAIKGPFDGNNDLQKVRIEQNLEKEASVKSGRTGGLPFVGTGWYRLKFMVPGFLPGKKAVLLFDGAMSNARVYVNGKEAGFWPYGYNSFHLDVTSLLNPAGEVNTLAVRLENFSQSSRWYPGAGIYRNVHLFVTEDVHIPVWGTYLTTPVINKEFAKVNLKTKVEAPAGKAADLRLETEIRDARETVVASFTSNLKEFDDLEFEQNLVVKNPFLWSPETPVLYTAVSRLYEGKTLKDEYKTRFGIRSIKYEAAKGFSLNGEIRKFKGVCNHHDLGPLGTAVNTAALRHQLTLLKDMGCDAIRTSHNMPAPELVALCDEMGFMMMVESFDEWKTPKVKNGYSQYFDEWAEKDLVNMIHRDRNSPSVVMWSIGNEVPDQSAEGGNKIAKRLQDICHREDPTRPVTVGMDRINDALTKNFAAVLDIPGFNYKPTWYERANNALPQGFILGTETASTVSSRGVYKFPVGFQKMKQYDDNQSSSYDFEYCNWSQVPDDEFVKQDDLPFVIGEFVWTGFDYLGEPTPYDSKWPSHSSYFGIIDLASIPKDRFYLYRSKWNTSKPTLHILPHWTWPGREGEITPVFCYTNYPSAELFVNGKSMGRQSKSNTNNQTRYRLMWNDVKYEPGVIKVVAYDKDGKAVASEEVKTAGKPHHIELSANRTEIIADGKDLAYITAKVCDAEGNLCPQATNLLQFKVKGDGRHKAAANGDATSLELFHHPQMHVFKGMLTEIVQSSEKSGAMQLTVKSKGLKSGTLTIRTIK is encoded by the coding sequence ATGATAAGAATAAAACATATTGCCCATCTTCTCCTCTTTTCGGTACTGACAGTTCAGGTTGCCGCACAAAGCATACGAAAAGAATATCTTCTGGATAAGAACTGGAAGTTTAAGCAGGGGGATTATCCCGATGCCGTAGAATCCCGCTTTAACGATTTGAAGTGGAAAACGGTGTCTGTGCCCCATGACTGGGCTATAAAGGGCCCGTTTGATGGGAATAATGATCTGCAGAAGGTGCGGATAGAGCAGAACCTTGAAAAGGAAGCTAGTGTTAAGTCGGGCAGGACAGGGGGACTTCCTTTTGTCGGAACCGGTTGGTACAGACTGAAATTTATGGTGCCAGGTTTCCTTCCCGGTAAAAAAGCTGTCTTATTATTTGACGGTGCTATGAGCAACGCCCGTGTATATGTTAACGGGAAAGAAGCGGGCTTCTGGCCCTATGGCTATAATTCCTTTCACCTGGATGTTACATCCCTTCTGAATCCGGCCGGCGAAGTAAATACGCTTGCAGTGCGACTCGAGAATTTTTCTCAGTCATCAAGATGGTATCCGGGAGCGGGTATTTACCGTAATGTTCATTTGTTTGTAACGGAAGACGTACATATTCCGGTATGGGGCACTTATCTTACCACTCCAGTTATAAATAAGGAATTCGCAAAAGTTAACTTAAAGACAAAAGTGGAGGCGCCCGCCGGAAAGGCGGCAGATCTGCGTTTGGAAACAGAGATTCGCGATGCCCGTGAAACAGTGGTTGCTTCGTTTACATCGAACCTTAAGGAATTTGATGATCTTGAGTTCGAACAGAACCTGGTTGTAAAGAATCCCTTCTTGTGGTCACCTGAAACACCGGTGTTATATACGGCTGTCTCCAGGCTTTACGAAGGAAAAACGCTCAAGGACGAGTATAAAACACGTTTTGGGATCAGGTCTATTAAATATGAGGCCGCCAAAGGTTTTTCCTTAAATGGAGAAATAAGGAAATTCAAGGGCGTATGTAATCACCATGACCTTGGTCCTTTGGGAACGGCTGTAAACACAGCTGCCCTCCGCCACCAGTTAACCCTGCTAAAAGACATGGGCTGCGATGCTATCCGTACCTCTCATAATATGCCTGCACCTGAACTGGTGGCTTTATGTGACGAGATGGGATTCATGATGATGGTGGAATCGTTCGATGAATGGAAAACCCCTAAGGTTAAAAATGGCTATAGCCAGTATTTCGATGAATGGGCTGAAAAGGACTTGGTCAATATGATCCATCGCGATAGGAATAGTCCATCCGTTGTAATGTGGAGCATCGGGAACGAAGTGCCCGATCAAAGCGCAGAAGGTGGAAATAAAATAGCCAAGCGGCTTCAGGATATTTGCCACAGAGAAGATCCTACCAGGCCTGTTACTGTAGGTATGGACCGGATTAACGACGCCCTGACAAAGAACTTCGCAGCGGTACTGGATATTCCAGGATTCAATTATAAGCCAACATGGTATGAACGTGCTAATAATGCTCTGCCGCAGGGTTTTATTCTGGGGACCGAAACCGCGTCGACCGTGAGCAGCAGAGGTGTATATAAGTTCCCTGTCGGGTTTCAGAAGATGAAGCAGTATGATGATAATCAAAGCTCTTCCTATGATTTTGAATATTGCAACTGGTCGCAGGTGCCTGATGACGAATTTGTAAAACAGGATGACCTTCCTTTTGTGATCGGGGAGTTCGTGTGGACTGGCTTTGATTATCTCGGCGAACCAACGCCATACGATTCTAAATGGCCTTCTCATAGCTCCTATTTTGGGATCATAGACCTGGCAAGCATTCCAAAGGACCGTTTCTATCTGTACCGCAGCAAGTGGAACACTAGCAAGCCAACCCTCCATATCCTTCCGCACTGGACCTGGCCAGGCCGGGAAGGCGAAATTACACCGGTTTTCTGTTATACGAATTATCCATCAGCTGAACTATTTGTAAACGGGAAGAGTATGGGCCGGCAAAGTAAGAGCAATACGAATAATCAAACACGTTACCGCCTGATGTGGAACGACGTTAAATATGAGCCCGGCGTTATTAAAGTGGTTGCTTACGATAAGGATGGTAAAGCTGTTGCTTCAGAGGAGGTTAAAACTGCCGGAAAACCACACCATATTGAGCTGAGTGCAAACAGAACGGAAATCATTGCTGATGGCAAAGATCTTGCCTACATAACCGCGAAAGTTTGTGATGCCGAAGGGAATCTTTGTCCCCAGGCCACCAATTTACTGCAGTTCAAAGTAAAAGGAGATGGCCGCCACAAAGCTGCAGCTAATGGAGATGCTACCAGCCTTGAGTTATTTCATCATCCGCAGATGCATGTCTTCAAAGGGATGCTGACCGAAATTGTCCAGTCTTCGGAAAAATCAGGAGCAATGCAGTTAACTGTAAAATCTAAAGGACTTAAAAGTGGCACCCTTACAATAAGAACCATTAAATGA
- a CDS encoding family 43 glycosylhydrolase, translating to MNSTNFRTALLVFTVLFISSVSLTAQDKDGKTIYPGAVWPDDHGNHIQAHGGGIIKLGATYYWFGEYRAKDNLPEFRYVGCYSSTDLVNWKFLKKIQFPDPENLGAGWVLERPKVYYNNRTKKFVMYMHLDDRSYKFARVGVAVSDKVDGEYKFVKSFRPLGLESRDIGQFIDDDGTSYLVFESRPTRGFYIAKLSDDYLNVAEQTCFISAPLEGGAIVHYNGLYYAIGSALTGWDPNPNKFATAKSLEGPWSEFKDIAPPESKTYGSQSTMLIKVAGSKDTTVIFMGDQWRPSSQWDSRYLWMPVEIGEGKLKLPEPKPWKLNIKTGQVKVENK from the coding sequence ATGAACTCTACTAACTTCAGAACAGCATTGTTAGTTTTTACGGTCCTTTTTATATCTTCAGTTTCACTCACTGCTCAGGACAAGGACGGAAAAACCATATATCCTGGCGCCGTATGGCCGGATGACCATGGTAACCATATCCAGGCCCACGGAGGAGGAATCATTAAACTAGGGGCCACCTATTACTGGTTCGGCGAATACCGGGCAAAAGATAACCTTCCGGAGTTTCGGTATGTGGGGTGTTATTCATCAACAGATTTAGTGAACTGGAAGTTCCTGAAAAAGATCCAGTTTCCTGATCCCGAAAACCTTGGTGCAGGTTGGGTACTCGAGCGTCCCAAAGTGTATTATAACAACAGAACGAAAAAGTTTGTGATGTATATGCACCTCGACGACAGGAGTTATAAGTTCGCGAGAGTGGGCGTCGCCGTCAGTGATAAAGTGGACGGGGAATACAAATTCGTCAAAAGTTTCAGGCCACTCGGGTTGGAAAGCAGGGATATAGGACAATTTATAGATGATGATGGCACCTCTTACCTGGTGTTTGAAAGCCGCCCGACAAGAGGTTTTTATATCGCAAAGCTTTCTGATGATTACCTGAACGTTGCCGAACAAACCTGTTTCATCAGTGCCCCATTAGAGGGTGGTGCGATCGTTCATTATAATGGCTTGTATTACGCAATAGGATCAGCATTGACGGGCTGGGATCCCAATCCTAATAAATTTGCGACTGCTAAATCTTTAGAAGGCCCATGGTCTGAATTTAAAGACATTGCACCTCCGGAAAGTAAAACCTATGGTTCGCAGTCGACTATGCTGATAAAGGTGGCGGGATCAAAAGATACAACCGTGATTTTTATGGGCGACCAGTGGCGCCCGTCCTCTCAGTGGGATTCAAGGTATTTATGGATGCCTGTTGAAATCGGGGAGGGAAAGCTGAAGTTACCCGAACCGAAGCCCTGGAAGCTGAATATTAAAACAGGGCAGGTAAAAGTTGAAAATAAATAA